From Eptesicus fuscus isolate TK198812 chromosome 13, DD_ASM_mEF_20220401, whole genome shotgun sequence, the proteins below share one genomic window:
- the LOC103302602 gene encoding pepsin F-like translates to MRWIGFLSLVALSECLVTIPLTKIKSMRESLREKDLLTDYLQRHPYSHAYRFLSGEGVTVHPMRNYLDMYYVGTISIGTPPQEFRVIFDTGSADLWVPSIHCSSPACVTHKAFNPLGSSTFQSTDRLIWLLYTSATMIGVLGYDDVRIGDLVCKSQAFGLSKTESSKSLEYAAFDGILGLAYPALALRGTTPVFDSMWNQGLISENLFAFYLSSNKKNGSVVMFGGVDPSYYRGELQWVPVSEQGYWQVTVDSISMDGKVVACPGSCQAIMDTGTSLVIGPTNPILNILRNISAQTTSTGEYVVSCEAIHSLPDIVFTINGVAYPVPASAYIRRERRGICYTNLNTILWDSPSRWILGDVFLRLYFTVFDRANNRIGLAPAIA, encoded by the exons CATCCCTCTGACCAAGATCAAGTCCATGCGGGAGAGCCTGCGGGAGAAGGACCTGCTGACAGACTACCTCCAGCGGCACCCCTACAGCCACGCCTACAGGTTCCTGAGCGGGGAGGGCGTCACTGTGCACCCCATGAGGAACTACCTGGAC ATGTACTACGTTGGCACCATCAGCATTGGAACGCCCCCTCAGGAGTTCAGGGTCATCTTTGACACGGGCTCGGCTGACTTGTGGGTGCCCTCCATCCACTGCTCCAGTCCCGCCTGTG TGACACACAAAGCCTTCAACCCACTGGGGTCGTCCACCTTCCAGAGCACGGACCGGCTAATCTGGCTTCTGTACACGTCCGCCACTATGATCGGGGTGCTGGGCTACGATGACGTGCGG atCGGGGACCTTGTGTGCAAATCCCAGGCATTTGGCCTGAGCAAGACGGAGTCCAGCAAGTCCTTGGAATACGCGGCCTTCGACGGCATCCTGGGCCTGGCCTACCCCGCCCTCGCCCTCAGAGGCACCACCCCGGTCTTCGACAGCATGTGGAACCAAGGCCTCATATCTGAGAACCTCTTCGCCTTCTACCTGAGCAG caACAAGAAGAACGGCAGTGTGGTGATGTTCGGCGGCGTGGACCCCTCCTACTACCGGGGTGAGCTCCAGTGGGTGCCGGTGAGCGAGCAGGGCTACTGGCAGGTCACTGTGGACAG CATCTCCATGGACGGCAAGGTCGTGGCCTGTCCCGGCAGCTGCCAGGCCATTATGGATACCGGGACCTCGCTGGTGATTGGCCCAACCAACCCCATCCTCAACATTCTGAGGAACATCAGCGCCCAGACCACCAGCACAGGCGAG TACGTCGTCAGCTGTGAGGCCATCCACAGCCTGCCTGACATCGTCTTCACCATCAATGGCGTCGCGTACCCAGTGCCAGCCAGCGCCTACATCCGGAGG GAGCGGAGGGGCATCTGCTACACCAACTTGAACACCATCCTCTGGGACAGCCCCAGCCGCTGGATCCTGGGGGACGTGTTCCTGCGGCTCTATTTCACCGTCTTCGATCGGGCCAACAACAGGATCGGCTTGGCTCCTGCGATCGCATAG